A window of Moritella sp. Urea-trap-13 contains these coding sequences:
- a CDS encoding cytochrome c: MSVSKRVNAIITALSLTFSLVITSVAASENILTASLIQDVEQRQAAFSQIETQQKQIDKALGKSSPNWQQLEVLSSELAANSASLQHLFVSGSQFDSKAKGKVWDDNMQFKAALEKMNNSFIKMDTAIQQQDKRTAKDALKQANNTCRNCHRQYRSRW, encoded by the coding sequence ATGTCAGTATCAAAACGCGTTAATGCAATAATCACAGCATTGTCACTTACCTTTAGTCTTGTTATCACATCAGTTGCAGCATCAGAAAACATATTAACCGCGTCATTAATACAAGATGTGGAACAACGCCAAGCAGCCTTTTCACAAATTGAAACACAACAAAAACAGATAGATAAAGCACTCGGTAAATCGTCACCAAACTGGCAACAACTCGAAGTATTAAGTTCAGAACTAGCAGCTAACTCTGCGTCATTACAACACTTATTCGTATCAGGGAGTCAATTTGACAGTAAAGCCAAGGGTAAAGTGTGGGATGACAATATGCAGTTTAAAGCGGCATTAGAGAAAATGAATAATAGCTTTATAAAAATGGATACGGCAATACAACAACAAGATAAGCGCACTGCAAAAGATGCATTGAAACAAGCAAATAATACTTGTCGTAACTGTCATCGCCAATATCGTTCTCGCTGGTAA
- a CDS encoding cytochrome b/b6 domain-containing protein → MKIWDLPTRLYHWLQAGLFIGLIITGYNGEGPHIQLGLGLLSLITWRITWGFIGSDTSRFKQFIRSPKVIMQYLRGQSDETPGHNPAGGWMVVGLLLCLFLQCISGLAIAGFADNLPLAEVWLTDWLYDGFYIIHDALFYLLPALIFFHVAAIIGYKLRDKPLVLAMITGYQAKSVTLPLYFGSNLKALLVLIVAVLVTMAIVALS, encoded by the coding sequence ATGAAAATTTGGGATTTACCAACACGTTTATATCATTGGTTACAAGCAGGATTATTTATAGGATTAATTATTACCGGCTATAATGGCGAGGGACCGCATATACAATTAGGTTTAGGGTTATTATCATTGATTACTTGGCGGATAACATGGGGGTTTATTGGCAGTGATACCAGTCGATTTAAACAATTTATTCGCTCACCAAAAGTGATTATGCAGTACTTACGTGGGCAGAGCGATGAGACACCCGGTCACAATCCTGCTGGAGGTTGGATGGTCGTCGGTTTGTTGCTTTGTTTATTTTTGCAATGCATCTCTGGCTTAGCTATTGCTGGCTTTGCTGATAATTTGCCACTAGCAGAAGTTTGGTTAACTGATTGGTTATATGATGGCTTTTATATTATCCATGATGCACTTTTTTATCTATTACCGGCTCTTATATTTTTCCATGTTGCAGCTATTATTGGTTATAAGTTACGTGATAAGCCGCTAGTATTGGCGATGATCACAGGCTATCAAGCCAAGTCGGTCACTCTGCCTTTGTATTTTGGCTCAAATTTAAAAGCCTTATTGGTGCTTATTGTTGCGGTATTAGTTACCATGGCAATAGTTGCGCTTTCATAA
- a CDS encoding M14 family metallocarboxypeptidase: protein MDHEQAYEIGTPGQEWTVEDKAAWLAKQTVVRTYQQEVLAKLTPLQQNFDIEQYGALSYDPARFPLFVVKTRDWDNTKPTILVTGGVHGYETSGVQGAIRFIATQALNYSAEFNIIVAPCVSPWGYETINRWNPNAVDPNRSFVDNSPAEESAALMQCIAKLDVKITAHIDLHETTDTDNSEFRPALAARDAVVHDNWNIPDGFYLVGDTLNPNTEFQTHIINAVSKVTHIAPADESGRIIGEKLAQFGVINYATKALGLCSGFSDCLYGTTTEVYPDSPSADDENCIQAQVTAITSGLDYLISQHN from the coding sequence ATGGATCACGAACAAGCATATGAGATTGGTACACCAGGTCAAGAATGGACAGTGGAAGATAAAGCCGCATGGTTAGCCAAGCAAACTGTGGTACGCACTTATCAACAAGAGGTGCTGGCTAAGTTAACACCGCTACAGCAAAATTTTGATATTGAGCAGTATGGTGCCTTGTCTTATGATCCTGCTCGTTTTCCATTATTTGTGGTGAAAACACGTGATTGGGATAATACTAAACCGACGATTTTGGTGACGGGTGGCGTCCACGGTTATGAAACCAGTGGTGTCCAAGGCGCAATTCGTTTTATAGCAACTCAAGCACTAAATTACAGTGCAGAGTTTAATATTATTGTCGCACCTTGTGTCAGCCCTTGGGGTTATGAAACGATTAACCGCTGGAACCCGAATGCTGTTGATCCAAACAGGTCTTTCGTTGACAACAGTCCCGCAGAGGAATCAGCAGCATTAATGCAGTGCATTGCTAAGCTTGATGTGAAGATCACCGCGCATATCGATTTACATGAAACCACTGATACCGATAATAGCGAGTTCAGACCTGCATTAGCAGCGCGTGATGCCGTTGTGCATGATAACTGGAACATTCCCGATGGTTTTTATTTAGTCGGTGATACCCTTAATCCAAATACCGAATTTCAAACTCATATCATTAATGCCGTGAGTAAAGTAACGCACATTGCCCCTGCTGATGAAAGTGGGCGTATTATTGGTGAAAAGCTGGCTCAGTTCGGTGTGATTAACTATGCCACTAAAGCATTAGGTTTATGCTCTGGATTCAGTGATTGTCTTTATGGGACCACAACCGAAGTATACCCAGATAGTCCCTCAGCAGATGATGAAAACTGTATTCAAGCTCAGGTTACGGCTATCACCAGTGGTCTTGACTACCTAATAAGCCAACATAACTAG
- a CDS encoding LysR family transcriptional regulator, with product MKLTQLNAFKAVIECQTVTAAAERLNLSQPAVSRLISGLEQRIGFKLFIRKGNRLVLSCEGEAFYFEVTKVFDAITGLDNAAESIRANHFGSLNIATMPLLSHAFLPRILATVVKQSPRMKIAVKTDRSEGVVRQVQSQTTDIGFAFVTQAYPGVMAQQVISECVCLIPATSPLAELTAIDIQDIAGQVLIRHEKDSAQLKIDLLLRRYNLTTIECIEVSLASTAAALVREGIGIAITDPFTAHMASEHDHVVMRPLKFSLPFELEILYPALKPLHHHAELFIEQFMLQADEMGIHLNIGAMRDLHDSNID from the coding sequence ATGAAATTGACCCAACTTAATGCCTTTAAAGCTGTCATTGAATGCCAAACGGTAACAGCCGCCGCTGAACGCCTAAATTTAAGTCAACCCGCCGTTAGCCGCCTAATTTCTGGGCTGGAACAACGTATTGGTTTTAAATTATTCATCCGTAAAGGTAATCGTTTAGTACTAAGCTGTGAAGGAGAAGCATTCTATTTCGAAGTCACCAAGGTATTTGATGCGATTACGGGGTTGGATAATGCTGCAGAATCTATTCGAGCCAACCATTTTGGTAGTCTCAATATAGCAACAATGCCATTATTATCGCATGCTTTTTTGCCTCGTATATTAGCGACCGTAGTCAAACAATCACCACGCATGAAAATAGCCGTAAAAACCGACCGCTCAGAAGGCGTTGTACGACAAGTTCAGAGCCAAACCACTGATATTGGTTTTGCCTTTGTAACTCAAGCTTACCCCGGAGTAATGGCACAACAGGTAATCAGTGAATGTGTTTGCTTGATTCCAGCAACATCGCCATTAGCAGAGCTCACTGCAATCGATATTCAAGATATCGCAGGACAAGTACTCATTCGCCATGAAAAAGACTCCGCACAATTAAAAATAGATCTGTTATTACGCCGATACAACTTAACCACAATTGAATGTATAGAAGTTTCACTTGCAAGCACCGCGGCGGCATTAGTACGCGAAGGTATAGGTATTGCCATCACAGATCCTTTTACCGCTCATATGGCAAGTGAACATGATCATGTCGTCATGCGACCACTAAAATTTTCGTTACCCTTTGAATTAGAGATTTTATATCCAGCATTAAAACCCCTGCATCATCATGCCGAGTTATTTATTGAACAATTTATGTTACAGGCTGATGAGATGGGTATTCATTTAAATATTGGTGCGATGCGTGACCTACATGACAGTAATATCGACTAA
- a CDS encoding bifunctional diaminohydroxyphosphoribosylaminopyrimidine deaminase/5-amino-6-(5-phosphoribosylamino)uracil reductase RibD codes for MDLLNDEKFMLRALALSKLALPNCRPNPPVGCVLVKDNVIVSEGYTQAPGQHHAEAQAIAKYAHSLEEVTAYVTLEPCSFVGRTPSCAHSLVGRNIKRVVVATVDPDPRNSGKGLKVLTDAGVDVEMGVCQREVSEFINPYLLK; via the coding sequence GTGGATTTATTAAATGATGAAAAGTTTATGCTGCGCGCATTAGCGCTTTCTAAACTAGCCCTACCAAATTGCCGTCCTAATCCACCTGTCGGCTGCGTCTTAGTGAAAGATAATGTCATTGTGAGTGAGGGTTATACACAAGCACCTGGCCAACACCATGCGGAAGCACAAGCTATTGCTAAATATGCGCACTCACTGGAAGAGGTAACTGCTTATGTTACGTTAGAACCTTGTTCGTTTGTTGGTCGTACGCCATCTTGCGCGCATAGTCTCGTCGGTCGTAACATAAAACGTGTAGTTGTCGCTACTGTCGACCCAGATCCTCGCAATAGCGGTAAGGGTCTTAAAGTACTAACCGATGCGGGTGTTGATGTGGAAATGGGTGTTTGCCAGCGTGAAGTCAGTGAGTTTATTAACCCTTATTTATTGAAATAG
- a CDS encoding MarR family winged helix-turn-helix transcriptional regulator — METKFDRQNSFGWLLNVVANKASKDFDTELKKHGLSLALWPTLMCLWEEEGVTQREIALKSKVESSTTTRTLDKLVALALVERRDDPNSRRSFRIYLTDAGRSLKEQLLPIPLAINNNLLSSLDAQEQQQMISLLKKLVTDI, encoded by the coding sequence ATGGAAACAAAATTTGATCGTCAGAATAGTTTTGGTTGGTTACTCAATGTAGTTGCCAATAAAGCGTCTAAAGACTTTGATACTGAGTTAAAAAAACACGGATTGTCATTAGCATTATGGCCTACGCTAATGTGTTTATGGGAAGAAGAGGGGGTTACTCAACGTGAAATAGCCTTGAAGTCCAAAGTTGAGAGTTCAACAACGACACGGACACTTGATAAGTTAGTAGCTTTAGCGCTGGTGGAACGTAGGGATGATCCAAATAGCCGCCGTTCTTTTCGTATCTATCTAACCGATGCTGGCAGATCATTAAAAGAGCAGTTATTACCTATTCCGCTGGCTATTAATAACAATTTATTAAGCTCGTTAGATGCGCAAGAGCAGCAACAGATGATCAGTTTGTTGAAAAAATTAGTGACTGATATTTAG
- a CDS encoding NAD/NADP-dependent octopine/nopaline dehydrogenase family protein: MSTRVSVIGSGNAGLTAAYHFSLQGAQVCLYGSSGFDQPLSDIEQHAGITALAEFNNVTLTYAGFQPITKVSRDLAETIAFSELLILPVPSFAQEPLFIDMLPHLRDGQIIMLMPGNYGSLVLNRIKKEQGYQDLDITFVDAISIPWATRIVGPAQLAILGMKEFLPVAALPAHKTAEAIAKLQPIMPLSLTALANVISVGLENINFGGHPLLTTLNMGLLENFDGQFNYYKDCCSPSTAKAAAVMENERMQIGNALGLALVPELESMNALYAMQCEDVYQVNRTSETHGKLNSAPNSASNRYITEDAAYLLVPCHEFGRLTNIETPIVTACLHLDNAYNDTDYFTAGRTLEKMGLAGMSIAEIMHFVA; this comes from the coding sequence ATGTCCACTCGAGTATCTGTTATTGGTTCCGGTAACGCAGGGTTAACTGCGGCTTATCACTTTTCGTTGCAAGGTGCACAAGTATGTCTATACGGTTCAAGCGGTTTTGATCAACCGCTTAGCGATATTGAACAGCATGCTGGTATTACCGCATTAGCTGAGTTTAATAATGTTACTTTAACTTATGCCGGTTTCCAACCGATAACGAAGGTAAGTCGAGACTTGGCTGAAACTATCGCATTTTCTGAACTGCTCATTTTACCTGTACCTTCATTTGCTCAAGAACCATTATTTATTGATATGTTACCGCACCTAAGGGATGGGCAAATTATCATGCTAATGCCAGGTAACTATGGTTCATTGGTGCTCAACCGCATAAAAAAAGAACAAGGTTATCAAGATCTCGATATTACCTTTGTCGATGCGATCTCAATTCCATGGGCAACCCGTATTGTCGGACCTGCACAGTTGGCGATTTTAGGCATGAAAGAATTTTTACCTGTCGCCGCTTTACCTGCACACAAAACTGCAGAAGCAATAGCAAAACTACAGCCAATCATGCCATTATCATTAACAGCTCTGGCTAACGTGATCAGCGTCGGACTTGAAAATATTAACTTTGGTGGTCACCCATTATTAACAACCTTAAACATGGGTTTATTAGAAAACTTCGACGGTCAGTTTAACTATTACAAAGACTGCTGCTCACCATCAACGGCTAAAGCTGCTGCCGTAATGGAAAATGAGCGCATGCAAATTGGTAATGCATTAGGCTTAGCATTGGTTCCGGAGTTAGAGTCAATGAATGCATTATATGCAATGCAGTGTGAGGATGTTTACCAAGTTAACCGCACTTCCGAAACCCACGGTAAGCTAAATAGTGCGCCAAATTCAGCATCTAACCGCTATATCACCGAAGATGCGGCCTATTTATTAGTGCCTTGCCATGAGTTTGGGCGCTTAACCAATATTGAAACACCTATTGTTACGGCTTGCTTACACCTAGACAATGCTTATAACGATACAGATTATTTTACTGCAGGACGCACACTCGAAAAAATGGGTTTAGCAGGTATGTCTATAGCAGAAATCATGCACTTCGTAGCTTAA
- a CDS encoding L-cystine transporter — protein MSLVVIANLAVFGILIYLLNGQQRKGHTLSRLVLLGLVSGSVFGLILQVGYGEGSSVIKETLAWVDIVGKGYVGLLKMVIMPLVLVSMISAVVKLDRSGSLGQISGLTIGVLLFTTMLSALVGIGIAQLFGLSAEGLTEGSREIARVAVIESRAGQVSDLSIPQMLVSFIPTNPFADLTGSRSTSIIAVVIFGILVGIAALKVSAENAELAKPINTFVDVSQAIVMRLVKMIMAITPYGILALMMKVVATSSPTDILNLLGFIVASYVAILLMFVVHGVLVSFVGVKPTEYFKKIWPVLTFAFSSRSSAATIPLNVEAQINELNVPPAIANLSASFGATIGQNGCAGIYPAMLAVMVAPSVGIDPMDFSFILSLVAIIMVSSFGIAGVGGGATFAALIVLPAMGLPVTIAALLISIEPLIDMARTALNVSGSMAAGTITSRLLKSKQDKSADTPIEQTTA, from the coding sequence ATGTCATTAGTTGTTATCGCTAACTTAGCGGTATTCGGTATCCTCATTTATTTATTAAATGGCCAACAACGAAAGGGTCACACTCTTTCACGTCTGGTTTTATTAGGTCTTGTTTCAGGTAGTGTATTTGGCTTAATACTTCAAGTCGGTTATGGCGAAGGCAGTAGCGTGATTAAAGAAACCCTCGCATGGGTTGATATTGTCGGTAAAGGCTACGTTGGTTTACTGAAAATGGTGATCATGCCATTAGTATTAGTATCAATGATTTCAGCTGTTGTTAAACTTGATCGCTCAGGCTCGCTGGGACAAATTAGTGGTTTAACAATTGGTGTTTTATTATTTACAACTATGCTATCAGCGCTTGTTGGTATTGGTATCGCCCAACTGTTTGGTTTATCGGCTGAAGGTCTAACAGAAGGCTCTCGTGAAATAGCCCGTGTCGCTGTGATTGAATCACGAGCAGGTCAAGTAAGTGACTTAAGTATTCCGCAAATGTTAGTGAGTTTCATCCCAACTAACCCGTTTGCTGACTTAACAGGTTCACGCTCAACATCGATTATTGCCGTAGTTATCTTTGGTATTCTAGTGGGTATTGCGGCGCTAAAAGTCAGTGCCGAAAATGCTGAATTAGCAAAACCAATTAATACCTTTGTCGATGTATCGCAAGCCATCGTCATGCGTTTAGTGAAAATGATCATGGCGATCACACCTTACGGTATCTTAGCGCTAATGATGAAAGTGGTCGCAACATCAAGCCCGACTGACATTCTTAACTTACTCGGTTTTATCGTCGCATCTTACGTGGCTATCTTATTGATGTTTGTTGTACACGGCGTATTAGTTTCATTCGTTGGTGTTAAACCAACAGAATATTTCAAAAAAATCTGGCCTGTTCTCACATTTGCCTTTAGTTCTCGTAGCAGTGCAGCAACTATTCCACTAAATGTTGAAGCGCAAATTAACGAGCTAAACGTGCCACCAGCGATTGCCAACCTATCTGCATCATTTGGGGCAACGATTGGTCAAAATGGTTGTGCGGGTATCTACCCTGCTATGCTAGCGGTAATGGTAGCGCCAAGTGTGGGCATTGACCCAATGGACTTTAGCTTCATCTTATCGCTAGTCGCAATTATCATGGTGAGCTCGTTTGGTATTGCCGGTGTCGGTGGTGGTGCAACATTTGCGGCGCTTATCGTATTACCTGCGATGGGTTTACCTGTCACTATCGCCGCACTGCTTATTTCGATTGAACCATTAATCGATATGGCACGTACTGCACTGAATGTCAGTGGCTCAATGGCAGCTGGTACTATTACCAGTCGATTGTTGAAGTCAAAACAGGACAAATCAGCAGACACGCCGATAGAACAAACAACGGCTTAA
- a CDS encoding YfcC family protein, which produces MKLKFPSTYTILFLLTVLMAALTWVIPAGKYQMEMNDTLGKKVPQVGSYQTVEANPQGIVEVLMAPVQGFYDPSSYAARAVDVALFVLIIGGFIAVVTSTGAIDAGIAATMTRLNGHEKWMIPILMGLFALGGTVYGMAEETLPFYTLLIPVMIAAGYDSIVGVAIIMIGAGIGCLGSTINPFATVIASNAAEISFMDGFALRAIILVFGWLLCVIYVMRYAAKVKADPSASLVFHQKTDNEQHFLHSKSQQVLTLTGTRKAVLVIFTLSFAIMVWGVSAAGWWMGELSALFIGATIVTGIVGRLTESETTDSFITGARDLLGVALIIAIARGLVVVMDNGNITHTILNFAEGLLGGLSDIAFINAIYWIEAVLCLVVPSSSGLAVLTMPIMAPLADFAGVSRELVVTAYQSASGLPNMITPTSGVVMGALAIGRVGYSSWLKFTLPLMGMLSVLVMILLSLAVTFS; this is translated from the coding sequence ATGAAACTTAAATTTCCCTCTACCTATACGATCTTATTTCTACTCACGGTATTGATGGCTGCGTTGACTTGGGTGATCCCAGCAGGTAAATATCAAATGGAAATGAATGACACCTTGGGTAAAAAAGTACCGCAAGTAGGTTCATACCAAACCGTAGAAGCAAATCCACAAGGTATCGTTGAAGTATTAATGGCACCAGTGCAAGGTTTTTATGATCCATCAAGTTATGCAGCTCGCGCTGTCGATGTCGCCTTATTTGTTTTGATCATTGGTGGTTTTATTGCCGTTGTGACCAGTACTGGCGCTATCGATGCTGGCATAGCAGCAACAATGACACGCCTTAATGGCCATGAAAAATGGATGATCCCAATCTTAATGGGATTATTTGCACTGGGTGGTACGGTATATGGTATGGCGGAAGAAACGCTACCGTTTTATACCTTATTAATTCCAGTAATGATTGCCGCAGGTTATGACAGTATTGTCGGGGTGGCTATTATTATGATCGGTGCAGGTATTGGTTGTTTAGGTTCCACTATTAACCCTTTTGCAACAGTAATCGCTTCTAATGCAGCAGAAATCAGCTTCATGGACGGCTTTGCCTTACGCGCCATCATTTTGGTATTCGGCTGGTTGCTTTGCGTGATTTATGTCATGCGTTACGCAGCAAAAGTAAAAGCAGATCCGTCAGCGTCGTTAGTTTTCCATCAAAAAACAGATAACGAACAGCACTTTCTACACAGTAAAAGCCAACAAGTATTGACATTAACAGGTACGCGAAAAGCAGTATTAGTTATTTTCACACTATCATTTGCTATCATGGTTTGGGGTGTATCTGCAGCAGGCTGGTGGATGGGTGAATTGTCCGCGTTATTTATTGGTGCGACTATTGTCACGGGTATTGTAGGTCGTTTAACCGAAAGTGAAACAACTGATAGTTTCATTACCGGTGCTCGAGATCTGTTAGGTGTGGCATTAATCATAGCCATCGCACGCGGTTTAGTTGTGGTGATGGACAACGGTAATATAACCCATACTATTTTAAATTTTGCCGAAGGTTTACTCGGTGGTTTAAGTGATATAGCCTTCATTAATGCAATTTATTGGATTGAAGCGGTACTTTGTTTAGTCGTACCATCTTCTTCTGGCCTTGCTGTGTTGACGATGCCTATCATGGCACCGTTAGCGGACTTCGCTGGTGTAAGTCGTGAATTAGTGGTAACCGCTTATCAATCTGCATCAGGTTTACCAAACATGATTACGCCAACATCAGGTGTCGTAATGGGTGCTTTGGCAATTGGCCGTGTTGGTTATTCGTCATGGCTTAAGTTTACCCTGCCGTTAATGGGTATGCTCTCAGTGTTAGTCATGATCTTGCTCAGTCTCGCGGTCACATTTAGTTAA
- a CDS encoding acetate/propionate family kinase — translation MSNSFVLVINSGSSSLKFALIDSNTGDTVLNGLGECFGLPEAAVSWKYEGQKSEEAITAEGDHHELAIKRIVVLLESLGLTSQIVAVGHRVVHGGEKFTSTVKIDESVLNEIRNLSDLAPLHNPAAAKGIEAAMHAFPVLPQFAVFDTAFHQTMPAKAFTGAISHKLYKDYGIRRYGFHGTSHYFVSREAAKMINKPIEESSFISVHLGNGASVCAIRDGQSVDTSMGFTPLAGLMMGTRCGDLDPSIIEFLLKKGWSQDEVFKELNTNSGFMGVSGLTSDCRGIIEAMEQGHKGATLAFQVFTYRVAKYIASYMVSLESLDGIIFTGGIGENALPIRSEVLAYLKIFGYKEDLEANKAARFGNGGLITVAGTPAVMVIPTNEEFVIAQQSVELL, via the coding sequence ATGTCTAACTCATTTGTACTCGTGATCAACTCTGGTAGCTCATCGTTAAAATTCGCACTTATCGATTCCAATACCGGGGATACTGTTCTTAATGGATTAGGAGAGTGTTTTGGCCTTCCTGAAGCGGCTGTTAGCTGGAAATATGAAGGGCAAAAATCTGAAGAAGCAATCACAGCTGAAGGTGATCACCATGAGCTGGCTATTAAACGTATCGTTGTACTACTCGAAAGCCTAGGTCTTACGTCACAGATTGTGGCTGTTGGTCATCGTGTTGTACACGGTGGAGAGAAGTTTACTAGCACAGTAAAAATTGATGAATCTGTCTTAAACGAAATTCGTAACCTGTCAGACCTTGCGCCATTGCATAATCCTGCAGCTGCCAAAGGTATTGAAGCGGCAATGCATGCCTTCCCTGTGTTGCCACAATTTGCAGTATTTGATACCGCATTCCACCAAACTATGCCAGCGAAAGCATTTACCGGTGCAATTTCTCACAAGCTTTACAAAGACTATGGTATTCGTCGCTATGGTTTCCACGGTACAAGCCATTATTTCGTGAGCCGTGAAGCCGCTAAGATGATTAATAAACCTATTGAAGAAAGCAGCTTCATTTCCGTGCATTTAGGTAACGGTGCTTCTGTATGCGCGATTCGTGATGGTCAAAGTGTTGATACAAGCATGGGCTTTACACCACTTGCCGGTCTAATGATGGGTACACGTTGTGGTGATTTAGACCCAAGTATCATTGAGTTCTTGCTGAAAAAAGGTTGGTCACAAGATGAAGTGTTTAAAGAGCTGAATACTAATTCAGGCTTTATGGGCGTATCAGGCTTAACCAGTGATTGCCGCGGTATTATCGAAGCAATGGAACAGGGCCATAAAGGCGCGACATTAGCATTCCAAGTATTTACGTATCGCGTAGCTAAATATATTGCGTCATACATGGTATCGCTTGAATCACTTGACGGCATTATCTTTACTGGCGGTATTGGTGAAAATGCACTACCGATCCGTAGTGAAGTATTAGCTTACTTGAAGATCTTTGGTTATAAAGAAGATCTGGAAGCAAATAAAGCCGCTCGATTTGGTAATGGTGGCTTGATCACTGTAGCGGGTACACCTGCTGTGATGGTTATCCCAACCAACGAAGAATTCGTTATTGCTCAGCAGTCGGTTGAACTACTGTAA
- a CDS encoding heme NO-binding domain-containing protein, which produces MKGIIFSEFLELVEDKFGLDVCQNMLDDSDDEGVYTTVGSYDHKALIKLIMALSKLTGISPEDLQAVYGESVFKTLYNSMPGLEGKALSTFDFIEKVEDFIHIEVKKLYPDSNPPKFKFISVTEVEMVMDYISARCMSHVCFGLIKGCSQHFNQQVDIKMEPLKQDQSEVRFTLRYL; this is translated from the coding sequence ATGAAAGGGATAATCTTTTCTGAGTTTTTAGAGTTAGTGGAAGATAAGTTTGGTCTAGACGTTTGTCAGAACATGCTCGATGATAGCGATGACGAAGGCGTTTATACGACGGTTGGCTCTTATGACCACAAAGCGTTAATAAAGCTGATCATGGCATTAAGTAAATTGACAGGGATCTCGCCTGAAGACTTACAAGCTGTGTATGGTGAGTCTGTCTTTAAGACGCTCTATAACAGTATGCCTGGATTAGAGGGGAAAGCGTTATCGACCTTTGATTTTATCGAAAAGGTCGAAGATTTCATTCACATTGAAGTGAAAAAGTTGTATCCCGATTCGAACCCTCCTAAGTTTAAATTTATTTCCGTGACTGAAGTAGAAATGGTCATGGACTACATTTCAGCCCGCTGCATGTCGCATGTTTGTTTCGGCTTAATTAAAGGCTGTAGTCAACATTTTAATCAACAAGTAGATATTAAAATGGAACCATTGAAACAAGATCAATCAGAAGTTCGATTCACATTACGCTATCTGTAA